In Lacrimispora indolis DSM 755, a genomic segment contains:
- a CDS encoding helix-turn-helix domain-containing protein, protein MILAEKIIALRKKAGWSQEELAYQMGVSRQSVSKWESGSSIPDLERILKLSQVFGVSTDYLLKEEIETAPASIIMESDSDEVQKRVTLEMANEFMEIKIRWAKKVALAAAAYILSPAALIFLGGLSELKDKSISGNVAGGLGLVILLLIVGIATVFFVMHGMKTEPYQFLEKEVFRLEYGVEGVVRKRMAEYEGTYRICTMAGVFLCIICALPLMAAVALSSSDFVYVLCVDFILIIVACAVFLFMAAGEKKGCFQMLLQEGDYTAEKKLEKKQSEHLPAIYWCTITAVYLGISFYTGNWSRTWIIWPCAGVMYAAVQAIAAALKDKKMHD, encoded by the coding sequence GTGATATTAGCAGAAAAAATTATTGCATTGCGCAAAAAGGCCGGCTGGTCCCAGGAGGAGCTTGCTTACCAGATGGGCGTATCACGGCAGTCAGTATCCAAGTGGGAATCCGGATCTTCAATTCCTGATTTAGAACGAATTTTAAAGCTGAGCCAGGTATTTGGTGTCAGCACAGATTATTTATTAAAAGAAGAGATAGAGACAGCTCCTGCATCTATTATCATGGAATCCGATTCTGATGAGGTGCAAAAAAGGGTCACCCTTGAAATGGCCAATGAATTCATGGAGATCAAAATCCGCTGGGCGAAAAAGGTGGCTTTGGCTGCAGCAGCTTACATTCTGTCTCCTGCTGCACTGATTTTTCTTGGAGGATTATCCGAATTAAAAGATAAAAGTATCAGTGGAAACGTGGCAGGAGGACTTGGACTGGTCATATTGCTTCTGATTGTTGGAATTGCCACAGTGTTTTTTGTAATGCATGGAATGAAAACGGAACCTTATCAATTTTTAGAGAAAGAAGTTTTTCGTCTGGAATATGGTGTGGAAGGGGTCGTACGGAAACGGATGGCAGAGTATGAAGGAACCTATAGAATATGTACCATGGCAGGTGTTTTCCTATGTATTATCTGCGCCTTGCCATTGATGGCAGCTGTTGCATTAAGCAGTTCGGACTTTGTTTATGTTTTGTGTGTAGATTTTATTTTGATCATAGTGGCTTGTGCCGTATTTTTATTCATGGCGGCAGGAGAGAAAAAGGGCTGTTTTCAGATGCTTCTGCAGGAGGGGGATTATACGGCAGAGAAGAAGCTGGAAAAAAAGCAGTCAGAACACCTTCCTGCCATATATTGGTGTACCATTACTGCGGTATATCTGGGCATCAGTTTTTATACGGGAAATTGGAGCAGGACGTGGATCATCTGGCCTTGTGCGGGAGTTATGTATGCGGCAGTGCAGGCAATAGCTGCTGCATTAAAAGATAAGAAAATGCATGATTAA
- a CDS encoding metal ABC transporter permease, whose product MAPQIEIQIIAVIVAVACALPGTFLVLRKMSMMSDSITHTILLGIVLAFFGTHDLSSPLLIVGAALMGVVTVWLTELLSRTRLLAEDAAIGVVFPLLFSIAIILITRYAGSVHLDTDSVLLGELAFAPFDRMVIGGTDIGAKAIYTTGILLLINLAAIIIFFKELKVATFDPMLSAVLGFSPALVHYGLMTLVSLTTVGAFQAVGSVLVVAFMIGPPVTAYLLTDDLKQMLILSGIIGAVNGILGYQAAALLDVSIAGSMAVVTGLVFFLVFVFAPRRGLIRSLLKRRNQKLEFAKATLLFHLSNHENSAEENSEAGVDTIKSHLHWTGEFTSKIIKSLEREDCVQLSGGLVKLTAEGRYAIMRNYITLFSR is encoded by the coding sequence ATGGCACCGCAAATTGAAATTCAAATCATAGCCGTTATTGTTGCTGTGGCCTGTGCTCTGCCCGGAACGTTTCTGGTGCTTCGGAAAATGTCAATGATGTCCGATTCCATTACCCATACGATTCTGTTGGGAATTGTACTCGCATTTTTCGGCACCCATGATCTCTCCTCCCCTTTGCTGATTGTGGGAGCCGCACTGATGGGAGTGGTGACCGTGTGGCTGACGGAATTGCTGAGCCGGACGCGGCTGCTGGCGGAAGACGCCGCCATCGGAGTGGTGTTTCCTCTGCTCTTTTCCATAGCCATTATTCTGATTACCCGTTATGCCGGATCGGTTCATCTGGATACTGATTCCGTACTTTTGGGAGAGCTGGCTTTTGCTCCTTTTGACCGTATGGTCATAGGCGGCACGGATATAGGCGCAAAAGCGATTTATACAACAGGGATCCTGCTGCTGATCAATCTGGCGGCAATTATTATTTTCTTTAAAGAACTGAAGGTCGCAACCTTTGATCCCATGCTGTCCGCTGTGCTGGGCTTTTCACCGGCCTTGGTACATTACGGGCTGATGACCCTGGTATCTCTCACCACAGTGGGAGCATTTCAGGCAGTTGGATCCGTATTGGTGGTGGCATTTATGATCGGCCCTCCGGTGACGGCTTACTTACTGACGGACGATCTCAAACAAATGCTGATTTTAAGCGGGATCATCGGAGCCGTCAACGGAATCCTGGGGTATCAGGCAGCTGCTCTGTTGGATGTGTCCATTGCAGGCAGCATGGCCGTGGTAACCGGATTGGTCTTCTTCCTTGTGTTTGTTTTTGCCCCACGCAGAGGACTGATCCGTTCACTGCTTAAACGCAGAAATCAGAAACTGGAATTTGCTAAGGCGACACTGCTCTTTCACCTTTCTAATCATGAAAACAGTGCGGAAGAAAATTCGGAGGCAGGCGTTGACACCATAAAGTCCCACCTGCACTGGACCGGTGAGTTTACATCAAAAATCATCAAATCCTTAGAACGGGAGGACTGCGTCCAGCTATCCGGCGGTCTGGTGAAACTGACGGCTGAAGGACGTTACGCCATTATGCGTAACTATATCACGCTTTTCTCACGATGA
- a CDS encoding metal ABC transporter permease, with protein sequence MFRSIISLFSDYTFQTVALGSALLGLISGVLGSFAVLRKQSLLGDGVSHSALPGVVMAFVLLGSKNTEVLLLGALVSGLLATLFIVSIVRHTRVKFDSALALVMSVFFGLGLVLLTYVQKIPNSNQAGLKRFIFGQASTLLQRDIILMMICGLILLALVLLFWKEFKLFTFDSDFAQSLGFSPKKLNLLLSFMIVLAIIIGLQTVGVILMSAMLITPAVAARQWTNKLWVMVVLSALFGAVSGVAGTAASSLVPKLPTGPAIVVCVSSIVIISVLFAPGRGVLHRVYQRRKNKVLYKLEGGVPDGTAN encoded by the coding sequence ATGTTTCGCAGTATTATTTCTTTATTTTCCGACTATACGTTCCAGACAGTAGCTCTGGGTTCCGCCCTGCTAGGACTGATCAGCGGAGTGCTCGGCAGCTTTGCAGTACTTCGCAAGCAAAGCCTGCTGGGAGACGGGGTATCCCACTCCGCCCTTCCCGGGGTTGTGATGGCCTTTGTACTCCTGGGCAGCAAAAATACGGAGGTTCTGCTGCTGGGCGCCCTTGTTTCCGGTTTACTGGCAACACTGTTTATTGTCAGCATTGTGCGGCATACCCGCGTGAAGTTTGACAGTGCGCTGGCTCTTGTAATGTCGGTATTCTTTGGACTTGGCCTGGTGCTGCTCACCTACGTGCAGAAGATTCCCAACTCTAATCAGGCAGGCTTAAAGCGCTTCATCTTCGGGCAGGCGTCCACGCTTTTACAGCGGGATATCATTCTGATGATGATCTGCGGCCTTATATTGCTCGCACTGGTACTGCTGTTCTGGAAGGAATTTAAGCTTTTCACTTTTGACAGCGACTTTGCCCAGAGCCTTGGGTTTTCCCCAAAGAAGCTGAATCTCCTGCTGTCATTTATGATCGTACTGGCAATCATTATCGGATTGCAGACAGTTGGCGTTATTCTCATGAGCGCCATGCTGATTACCCCTGCGGTTGCCGCACGCCAGTGGACCAATAAGCTGTGGGTCATGGTGGTTTTATCGGCGCTTTTCGGTGCTGTATCCGGCGTTGCAGGAACGGCGGCCAGTTCTCTTGTTCCAAAGCTGCCCACAGGCCCGGCTATCGTGGTTTGTGTCAGTTCCATCGTAATCATCAGCGTTTTGTTTGCTCCTGGGCGGGGTGTCCTGCACAGAGTATATCAGCGCAGAAAAAATAAGGTTCTATATAAGCTGGAAGGAGGTGTGCCGGATGGCACCGCAAATTGA
- a CDS encoding metal ABC transporter ATP-binding protein has translation MERQQNYAVEVEDLTVAYDAKPVLWDIDLKIPKGKLMAVVGPNGAGKTTLIKAMLGLLKPVTGAVRFLDGNDDLRTLKNRIGYVPQSGSVDWDFPATVQDVVLMGCYGKLGWIRRPRKSDVELAKQMLAKVGMEEYGGRQISQLSGGQQQRVFLARALAQEAEVYFMDEPFKGVDAQTERAIVALLKELKEQNKTVVVVHHDLQTVPDYFDWVTLINLRVVACGPVDEVFHEDNLKKTYHSSGALLRGVM, from the coding sequence ATGGAAAGACAACAAAACTATGCGGTGGAGGTAGAGGATTTGACCGTAGCCTATGATGCAAAGCCTGTTCTTTGGGATATTGATTTAAAAATCCCAAAGGGAAAGCTGATGGCGGTGGTCGGTCCCAACGGAGCCGGCAAAACGACCTTGATCAAAGCCATGCTGGGGCTCTTAAAACCTGTGACCGGGGCTGTCCGGTTTCTGGATGGGAACGACGATCTGCGCACCTTGAAAAACCGCATCGGCTATGTTCCCCAAAGCGGAAGCGTGGACTGGGATTTCCCGGCCACAGTGCAGGATGTAGTGCTCATGGGCTGCTACGGCAAGCTGGGCTGGATCCGCCGTCCCCGTAAATCGGATGTGGAGCTGGCAAAACAGATGCTGGCAAAGGTAGGTATGGAGGAGTACGGTGGCCGCCAGATCAGCCAGCTTTCCGGCGGCCAGCAGCAGCGGGTTTTCCTGGCCCGTGCCCTGGCACAGGAAGCAGAGGTTTACTTTATGGATGAACCTTTTAAGGGGGTAGACGCTCAGACGGAACGGGCTATTGTGGCACTGCTGAAGGAACTGAAGGAGCAGAATAAGACCGTGGTTGTGGTCCATCACGATCTGCAAACGGTACCCGATTACTTTGACTGGGTTACCCTGATCAATCTGCGCGTGGTTGCCTGTGGGCCTGTGGATGAAGTATTCCACGAAGACAATTTAAAAAAGACCTACCACAGCTCCGGTGCGCTTTTAAGGGGTGTGATGTGA
- a CDS encoding metal ABC transporter solute-binding protein, Zn/Mn family, translating into MNQKTKGLLGTILSLTLFLTACSAPAVNQDSSKDKLNIVATTTMLADLSTVIGGDRVSVNGLMGPGIDPHLYQASAGDVSLMQKADVVVYNGLHLEGKMGEIFENLSSQGPAVICIEKGLDESMLLAWEDDSSIHDPHIWFDVSLWEDAAKTVAKGLAEADPNGKADYEANLDAYLKELNETDQYIRGRAAELPEAQRVLVTAHDAFQYFGKAYGFEVRGLQGISTDAEAGTADVSDLAGFIVERQIKAIFVESSVPPKTIEALQAAVKAKGFDVSIGGELYSDSLGDAQSGADTYILTVKANIDTIVDALK; encoded by the coding sequence ATGAATCAAAAAACCAAAGGCCTTTTGGGCACGATCCTGAGTCTTACATTATTTCTTACGGCTTGTTCTGCTCCGGCAGTAAACCAAGACTCATCAAAAGATAAATTAAACATTGTTGCTACCACTACCATGCTGGCTGATCTGTCTACAGTCATCGGCGGAGACCGGGTTTCAGTAAACGGTCTGATGGGACCAGGTATTGATCCGCACTTATATCAGGCCAGCGCAGGAGATGTTTCCCTGATGCAGAAAGCGGATGTGGTGGTATATAACGGCCTGCATCTGGAAGGAAAAATGGGAGAAATATTTGAGAACCTGTCCAGTCAGGGGCCGGCAGTCATCTGCATTGAAAAAGGCTTAGACGAATCCATGCTTCTTGCGTGGGAAGATGACAGCTCTATCCATGATCCTCATATCTGGTTTGACGTTTCTCTGTGGGAGGATGCAGCTAAAACCGTTGCAAAGGGATTAGCCGAAGCCGATCCCAATGGAAAAGCTGATTATGAGGCAAATCTGGACGCCTACTTAAAAGAGCTTAATGAGACGGATCAATACATCCGCGGCAGGGCTGCCGAACTGCCGGAAGCACAGCGCGTGCTGGTGACTGCTCACGATGCGTTCCAATACTTTGGCAAAGCCTATGGATTTGAAGTACGGGGACTGCAGGGTATCAGCACTGATGCAGAAGCAGGTACAGCCGATGTAAGCGATCTGGCAGGTTTCATTGTAGAACGGCAGATCAAGGCTATTTTCGTAGAATCTTCCGTGCCCCCGAAAACCATTGAAGCGCTGCAGGCTGCGGTAAAAGCAAAGGGCTTTGATGTTTCCATCGGCGGGGAGCTTTATTCCGACTCCCTGGGTGATGCCCAGTCTGGAGCTGATACTTACATCCTGACCGTCAAAGCTAATATTGACACAATTGTGGATGCCTTAAAGTGA
- a CDS encoding metal-dependent transcriptional regulator: protein MTPNKEDYLKAIYKLGGMEELVNNKQIAEALQIAPASVTEMLGKLKKEGLIHYEPYKGSCLTPEGIKVAISLVRGHRLWEVFLMRHLGYSWSEAHEDAELLEHITPSRLTARLDQFLNYPAYCPHGSAIPHADGQIDRAPLVTLNLLSSGAASHIRRVKEEKELLDYLQESGITIGSSVRIIEAAPYEGPLTLDLEGKCVQISYKAACQIYVDETERL from the coding sequence ATGACACCAAACAAAGAAGATTATTTAAAGGCCATTTATAAACTGGGCGGAATGGAAGAACTGGTAAACAATAAGCAGATTGCGGAAGCTTTGCAGATCGCCCCGGCTTCTGTGACGGAAATGCTGGGAAAGCTGAAGAAGGAGGGGCTGATCCATTATGAGCCTTACAAAGGTTCATGCCTGACGCCTGAGGGAATTAAAGTTGCCATTTCCCTGGTACGGGGACACCGTCTCTGGGAGGTTTTCCTGATGCGTCATCTCGGCTATTCCTGGAGCGAGGCACATGAAGACGCGGAGCTGCTGGAACACATTACCCCTTCACGCCTGACGGCCCGGCTGGATCAGTTTTTAAATTACCCGGCCTATTGTCCCCACGGAAGCGCAATTCCCCATGCTGACGGCCAAATAGACCGTGCTCCCCTGGTGACCTTAAACTTACTTTCCTCCGGTGCAGCTTCCCATATCCGGCGTGTAAAGGAAGAAAAAGAACTGCTGGACTATCTGCAGGAAAGCGGAATTACCATTGGAAGCTCCGTACGCATTATAGAAGCCGCACCATACGAAGGACCGCTGACCCTTGACCTGGAAGGCAAGTGCGTTCAAATCAGTTATAAGGCCGCCTGTCAGATCTATGTAGACGAGACAGAGAGGCTGTGA
- a CDS encoding metal-dependent transcriptional regulator yields the protein MNQFPPQEFRTIRGYELKKQNESRLTPALEDYLEMAYRLCLEESCIRINKLSERLHVRPPSASKMVSKLVQLGYLRYDRFENILLTDEGRVTGCYLLERHNTLEHFFIMLKSQRPLEEAEMVEHMLGDLTVLEIKVLMEFFIQNPDIEKQFKSFRDMVIFPEDIPEE from the coding sequence ATGAACCAATTTCCGCCTCAGGAATTCCGTACTATTCGGGGATATGAACTGAAAAAACAAAATGAGAGCAGACTTACGCCTGCTCTTGAGGATTATTTAGAAATGGCATACCGGTTATGTCTGGAAGAAAGCTGTATCCGCATAAACAAGCTTTCAGAACGTCTGCACGTCCGCCCTCCGTCTGCATCAAAGATGGTGTCCAAGCTTGTTCAGCTGGGTTATTTAAGGTACGATCGATTTGAGAACATCCTGCTGACTGATGAGGGAAGAGTAACGGGCTGTTATCTTCTGGAACGTCATAATACTTTGGAGCATTTTTTTATCATGCTTAAAAGTCAGCGGCCTTTGGAAGAAGCAGAGATGGTTGAACACATGCTGGGTGATTTGACTGTATTGGAAATAAAGGTTCTGATGGAGTTTTTTATCCAAAATCCAGATATTGAAAAACAGTTTAAGAGTTTTAGGGATATGGTTATCTTTCCGGAAGACATTCCGGAAGAATAA
- a CDS encoding cation:proton antiporter: MLFSLAMMVLCGMILSGTMQKLKLPGLVGMLLTGIVLGPYALNLIAPELLNVSADLRQIALIVILTRAGLALDIKDLKKVGRPAILMCFIPASFEIAATTVFAPMFFPISHLEAAIMGTVLGAVSPAVIVPKMLKLMENGYGRAKSIPQLIMAGASVDDIYVIVLFTSFMGMYEGSSFDAISLLKIPAAIVTGLLVGILLGLALVKVFQKIHMRDTAKILILLSTAFLLVSLETAIKAYVPMSGLLAVMALGGTLLKQYDILAKRLSGKFSKIWVAAELMLFILVGATVDISYAAKAGFIAVALIFIALLIRICGVFICLAKTPISAKERLFCAIAYLPKATVQAAIGGLPLAAGVGAGNTILTVAVLAILITAPLGAIGVDATYKRLLIRSGGNARTFLPPNSHEAVPTYEDIPL, translated from the coding sequence ATGCTTTTCAGTCTTGCAATGATGGTTCTCTGCGGTATGATATTGAGCGGAACCATGCAGAAACTAAAACTCCCCGGCCTTGTTGGCATGCTTCTCACCGGTATTGTGCTAGGGCCGTATGCGCTGAATCTAATCGCGCCGGAGCTGTTGAATGTTTCCGCTGATTTAAGGCAAATTGCCCTGATCGTAATTCTCACAAGGGCAGGGCTGGCGCTGGATATTAAGGATTTGAAAAAGGTCGGCCGTCCTGCAATTCTTATGTGCTTTATTCCGGCAAGTTTTGAAATAGCCGCCACTACTGTTTTTGCACCTATGTTCTTTCCTATTTCCCATTTGGAAGCGGCTATCATGGGAACGGTGCTGGGCGCGGTCTCCCCGGCGGTTATCGTTCCTAAAATGTTAAAGCTGATGGAAAACGGCTACGGCAGGGCAAAAAGTATTCCGCAGCTTATTATGGCCGGAGCGTCCGTTGATGACATTTATGTCATTGTCCTTTTTACATCATTTATGGGTATGTATGAGGGAAGCAGCTTTGATGCCATAAGCCTTCTTAAAATACCCGCTGCCATTGTGACAGGCTTGTTGGTGGGCATTTTACTGGGTCTTGCTCTGGTGAAGGTGTTTCAAAAAATCCACATGCGAGATACCGCCAAGATTTTGATTTTATTAAGCACTGCGTTCCTTCTGGTTTCTCTTGAAACAGCCATAAAAGCCTATGTGCCTATGTCCGGTTTGCTGGCTGTCATGGCTTTAGGCGGCACCCTCCTGAAGCAGTACGATATTTTAGCAAAGCGCCTGTCAGGCAAGTTTTCTAAAATCTGGGTTGCCGCGGAATTGATGCTGTTCATATTGGTGGGTGCAACAGTGGACATAAGCTATGCGGCAAAGGCTGGATTTATAGCCGTCGCTCTCATCTTTATCGCTTTGCTGATACGGATATGCGGCGTATTTATCTGCCTTGCCAAAACTCCCATAAGCGCAAAGGAACGTCTGTTTTGTGCCATTGCCTATTTGCCCAAGGCAACTGTGCAGGCGGCAATCGGCGGGCTTCCTTTGGCGGCAGGCGTTGGGGCCGGTAATACGATTCTGACGGTTGCTGTTTTGGCAATCCTGATCACAGCTCCCCTTGGGGCGATCGGCGTGGATGCAACCTATAAAAGGCTGCTTATAAGAAGCGGCGGCAATGCCAGGACCTTTCTCCCGCCAAACAGCCATGAGGCCGTACCCACATATGAGGATATTCCACTATAA
- a CDS encoding ClbS/DfsB family four-helix bundle protein — MTEYKDKKELMDEISNRAKLFIDEFSHIKEDDKDKLIDGVDRTPAQMVAYQLGWLNLLLYWEDEEQQGNTVITPHPDYKWNNLGGLYESFYRQYEKYSLQELCTMFQEAVQKIIELTEQYTDAQLFQPGVRKWASSTPSSWAVWKWIHINTVAPFKSFRSKVRKWKKLNCG; from the coding sequence ATGACGGAATATAAAGATAAGAAGGAATTGATGGATGAAATTTCAAACCGGGCAAAATTATTCATTGATGAATTCTCTCATATTAAGGAGGACGATAAGGACAAACTGATCGACGGTGTGGACAGAACTCCGGCGCAGATGGTTGCTTATCAATTGGGCTGGCTTAACCTCCTTCTTTATTGGGAGGATGAGGAGCAGCAGGGAAATACAGTGATAACCCCGCATCCTGATTATAAATGGAACAATCTTGGCGGATTATATGAGAGCTTTTACAGGCAATATGAGAAATACAGTTTGCAGGAATTATGCACCATGTTTCAGGAAGCGGTACAAAAGATCATAGAGCTGACAGAACAATATACGGATGCCCAGCTTTTTCAGCCCGGAGTCAGAAAATGGGCTTCTTCAACACCTTCCAGCTGGGCAGTCTGGAAATGGATCCACATCAACACGGTTGCACCTTTCAAATCCTTTAGAAGTAAGGTCAGAAAATGGAAGAAGCTGAATTGCGGCTGA
- a CDS encoding DMT family transporter, protein MKTNIGLYLALLFGVFSLSTSAIFVRLANAPSAITAFFRLFFAALILLPFLLSSKQNKRQLLSLSKKQWTFGILSGLLLSAHYMLWFESLRHTSVASSTVIVTLQPLFSIAIGYVFLKERFHKLAIGGCVIAIMGCFMIGWGDFQISSQALFGDLLALLAASIISLYFFIGQAVRKELSAVPYSVISYLSSSAFLGCYAIIEGNPFTGYSGATWMAFGGLALISTVFGQFIFNWLLKWIPATVISMSILGETIGTCILAYFILNEAISLQQGIGIATIMSGLVLFFLSPPIHRNQ, encoded by the coding sequence TTGAAAACTAACATCGGATTGTACCTGGCTCTGCTTTTTGGCGTCTTTTCCCTTTCCACCTCCGCAATTTTTGTGCGTCTGGCCAATGCCCCCTCTGCCATAACAGCATTTTTCCGGTTGTTTTTTGCCGCTCTGATCCTCTTGCCATTTTTACTGAGCAGCAAACAAAACAAACGTCAGCTGCTTTCTCTATCAAAAAAACAATGGACGTTTGGGATTTTGTCAGGACTTCTTTTATCCGCCCATTATATGCTGTGGTTTGAATCCCTGCGGCATACGTCAGTGGCCAGTTCAACGGTCATTGTAACCTTGCAGCCCCTTTTCTCCATTGCCATCGGATATGTGTTTCTAAAAGAACGATTCCACAAGCTGGCAATCGGGGGATGTGTGATCGCCATTATGGGCTGCTTTATGATCGGATGGGGAGATTTTCAAATTAGCTCCCAGGCTCTGTTTGGGGATTTATTGGCGTTATTGGCGGCGAGTATTATCAGCTTGTATTTTTTCATAGGGCAGGCAGTAAGAAAGGAATTATCTGCTGTCCCCTATTCTGTCATAAGCTATTTAAGCAGTTCCGCGTTTTTAGGATGCTATGCCATAATCGAAGGCAATCCTTTTACCGGCTATTCCGGAGCTACCTGGATGGCGTTTGGGGGTCTGGCGCTGATTTCAACGGTATTCGGACAATTTATTTTTAACTGGCTTTTAAAGTGGATTCCTGCAACAGTGATATCCATGAGCATTTTAGGAGAAACCATTGGCACATGTATTCTGGCCTATTTTATTTTAAATGAAGCAATTTCCCTTCAGCAGGGTATCGGAATAGCCACCATTATGTCTGGGCTTGTGCTCTTTTTCCTCAGCCCCCCAATACATAGGAACCAGTGA
- a CDS encoding response regulator produces MRNRLKLLIVDDEKHVRSLLKYCIDWQSLGIEICGECTCAEEGLQLVEELQPNIIFSDICMNFMDGIEFSQKVREAYPYIKIVLLSGHSDFNYASRGIDAGVSAYLLKPIDEEKILTVIQKLKEDIFHEQDRDNELEKLKEYFTDSRDFLIENNLNALMLPSADIGSIIRRLQFLSVDFANPYFQVAIVSLSSEDIPGNKNSENPYLLSMECARILSKELKKHENVYLFFDYNHTNVILSNAPAMPLSSTLEHVKVILLEQLPCSVTIGIGNAVSTLSQIRNSYQNAVEAVKYRTVSGKNQVILYDYIKTEKQNSSFHLEDAIASILEAVKSEDLPASIALINHCITNQITDDYTDIIPIRVTVSTIINHLSDMLIQSGLRGTDAFRYSLAAYERLFRLETAAELENMVHNLIRAIIETFSSIRTEKNTNTIHAILRYMENNFENPDLSLSSVAGRFYLNASYLSRLFKVETDTTFTKYLTELRLKKAAELLLTTQLRSYEISEKVGFRDPKYFSSCFRKHYNMASNSYRINASQELLSKKEETFFESE; encoded by the coding sequence CTGATTGTTGATGACGAAAAGCATGTCCGCAGCCTGTTAAAATACTGCATTGACTGGCAGTCTCTCGGAATTGAGATATGCGGGGAATGTACCTGTGCGGAAGAGGGGCTGCAATTAGTAGAGGAACTGCAGCCCAATATAATATTTTCTGATATCTGTATGAATTTTATGGATGGGATAGAATTCAGCCAGAAAGTCAGGGAGGCCTATCCCTACATTAAGATTGTCCTCCTCTCCGGCCACAGCGACTTTAACTATGCTTCCCGCGGAATTGACGCAGGTGTATCCGCTTATCTGCTGAAGCCTATTGATGAGGAAAAGATTTTAACTGTCATACAAAAACTAAAGGAAGATATTTTCCATGAACAGGATAGAGATAATGAATTAGAAAAACTGAAGGAATACTTTACTGACAGCCGGGACTTTTTAATAGAAAATAATTTGAATGCACTTATGCTTCCGTCTGCTGATATCGGGAGCATTATCCGGCGGCTCCAGTTTTTATCTGTTGATTTCGCAAATCCGTATTTTCAGGTGGCCATTGTCTCACTTTCTTCCGAGGATATTCCAGGCAATAAGAACAGTGAAAATCCTTACCTGCTTTCCATGGAATGCGCCCGGATCCTAAGTAAGGAACTGAAAAAACACGAAAATGTGTACCTTTTTTTTGATTATAATCACACCAACGTTATTCTCTCCAACGCCCCGGCTATGCCCCTTTCCAGCACACTGGAGCATGTGAAAGTCATTTTACTGGAACAGCTTCCCTGCAGCGTTACAATAGGAATCGGTAATGCTGTTTCCACTTTATCGCAAATACGCAATTCCTATCAAAATGCGGTGGAAGCTGTTAAATACCGCACGGTCTCAGGTAAAAACCAGGTAATTTTATATGACTATATTAAAACTGAAAAGCAAAATTCCTCCTTTCATTTAGAAGATGCCATTGCATCCATACTGGAAGCCGTTAAATCAGAAGATCTGCCTGCTTCCATTGCGCTGATAAACCACTGTATCACCAACCAGATTACGGATGATTATACGGATATCATTCCAATCCGTGTAACAGTTTCAACCATCATAAATCATTTATCTGATATGCTGATTCAATCCGGACTCCGTGGTACTGATGCCTTCCGCTATTCCCTGGCTGCATATGAACGCCTATTCCGCCTGGAAACTGCAGCGGAATTGGAAAATATGGTACATAATTTAATCCGTGCAATTATTGAGACCTTTTCCTCCATACGAACTGAGAAAAATACCAACACCATCCATGCCATTCTTCGATATATGGAAAATAATTTTGAAAATCCGGACTTAAGCCTTAGCTCTGTGGCGGGCAGATTCTATCTGAATGCCAGCTATTTAAGCCGTCTGTTCAAGGTTGAAACAGATACCACCTTTACAAAATATCTGACAGAATTAAGGCTGAAAAAAGCTGCTGAGCTGCTATTGACCACGCAGCTTCGCTCATATGAAATCAGCGAAAAGGTTGGGTTCCGCGATCCAAAATATTTCAGCAGCTGTTTCAGGAAACATTATAATATGGCCAGCAACAGTTACCGAATCAACGCAAGTCAGGAACTCTTGTCAAAGAAAGAAGAAACTTTTTTTGAGTCTGAATAA